In Candidatus Nitronauta litoralis, one DNA window encodes the following:
- the arsC gene encoding arsenate reductase (glutaredoxin) (This arsenate reductase requires both glutathione and glutaredoxin to convert arsenate to arsenite, after which the efflux transporter formed by ArsA and ArsB can extrude the arsenite from the cell, providing resistance.), with protein MSVTIYHNPKCSKSRQTLELLGDQNITPTIIEYLKEPPSAEKLKEILGQLGLAPRDLMRKKEDEYKELGLDNPSLSEDELISMMVQHPKLIERPIVIANGKAALGRPPEQVLDIL; from the coding sequence ATGTCCGTGACTATTTATCACAATCCGAAATGCAGCAAATCGCGCCAGACCCTGGAATTGCTGGGCGATCAGAACATCACACCGACCATCATTGAATACCTGAAAGAACCGCCATCGGCGGAAAAGCTGAAGGAAATACTGGGTCAGCTGGGGTTGGCACCAAGGGATTTGATGCGCAAGAAAGAGGATGAATATAAAGAACTCGGTCTCGACAATCCATCCTTATCAGAGGATGAATTGATCTCGATGATGGTCCAGCACCCGAAATTAATCGAACGCCCGATTGTAATCGCCAACGGCAAAGCCGCGCTGGGCCGCCCCCCGGAGCAGGTGTTGGATATCCTTTAA